The following are encoded in a window of Danio aesculapii chromosome 12, fDanAes4.1, whole genome shotgun sequence genomic DNA:
- the hhex gene encoding hematopoietically-expressed homeobox protein hhex translates to MQFQHPHAPLYAPTPAPPAHPTPFYIEDILGRTGSSSGPVVPTPTLPSPNSSFTSLIPSYRTPIYEPTPIHPVLSQYVSMYPFQRSVGDFAHALIRHDPLGKPLLWSPFIQRPLHKRKGGQVRFSNDQTIELEKKFETQKYLSPPERKRLAKMLQLSERQVKTWFQNRRAKWRRLKQENPPSAGKRDAEDSDTRRLSDAAARARELESGASTDSEELLDIEDEHQFTL, encoded by the exons ATGCAGTTCCAGCACCCGCACGCGCCTCTGTACGCACCGACGCCCGCGCCGCCCGCGCACCCGACGCCCTTCTACATTGAAGACATCTTGGGAAGAACCGGGAGCTCCTCCGGGCCGGTGGTGCCCACGCCGACTCTGCCGTCCCCGAACTCCTCTTTCACCAGCCTGATCCCGTCCTACCGGACACCCATCTACGAGCCCACGCCGATACACCCGGTTCTGTCCCAGTACGTGTCCATGTACCCGTTCCAGCGCTCTGTGGGAGACTTTGCGCATGCGCTGATCCGCCACGACCCGCTCG gtaaGCCTCTGCTGTGGTCTCCATTCATCCAGCGGCCGCTACACAAGCGCAAAGGCGGGCAGGTTCGGTTCTCCAACGATCAGACCATCGAGCTGGAGAAGAAGTTCGAGACGCAGAAATATCTGTCTCCGCCCGAGAGGAAGAGGCTCGCCAAGATGCTGCAGCTCAGCGAGAGACAG GTCAAAACATGGTTCCAGAACCGCCGGGCGAAATGGAGGCGCCTGAAGCAG GAGAATCCTCCGTCCGCCGGTAAGAGGGACGCGGAGGACTCGGACACGCGCAGACTCTCGGACGCAGCCGCGCGCGCGCGTGAATTAGAGAGCGGTGCGTCCACTGATTCAGAGGAGCTGCTGGACATCGAGGACGAGCATCAGTTCACCCTATGA